A section of the Streptomyces sp. SCL15-4 genome encodes:
- a CDS encoding ArsR/SmtB family transcription factor produces MREGLGTVIEIELGVDDLASVRFAVSPLQETCHSLWALRDPGDFPLHMRWIRLVRDRLAVLDGELLDALVSERRWLPDFITPRPRTRVPDMAEELDILRRTDPATVRRDIETAYRDQRVPPVLRGDPAVLRDRIADALEAYWHLALEPHWPRMRGVLEADILYRAQQLADGGAAALFAGLHPNVHWESGVLRLHPMGTHSRVPAGGGLTLCPTLFGRKATAPIGEVPRVDYPARGVATLWEAVAAPPADALAALIGRPKAALLAALDAPDTTTSLARVLGVTPSAVSQHLAVLTACGLVTRARAGRAVLYARSELGDRLATRHRTAP; encoded by the coding sequence GTGCGGGAGGGGCTGGGGACGGTGATCGAGATCGAGCTGGGGGTGGACGACCTGGCCAGTGTCCGGTTCGCCGTCTCGCCGTTGCAGGAGACCTGCCACAGCCTGTGGGCGCTGCGCGATCCCGGCGACTTCCCGCTGCACATGCGGTGGATCAGGCTGGTCCGGGACCGACTGGCCGTGCTGGACGGCGAGTTGCTGGACGCCCTGGTCAGCGAACGGCGCTGGCTGCCGGACTTCATCACTCCCCGCCCCCGCACCCGTGTACCGGACATGGCCGAGGAGCTGGACATCCTCAGGCGCACCGATCCGGCCACCGTCCGCCGGGACATCGAGACCGCCTACCGCGACCAGCGCGTCCCACCGGTTCTGCGCGGTGACCCGGCCGTACTGCGCGACCGGATCGCCGACGCCCTGGAGGCGTACTGGCATCTGGCGCTGGAGCCGCACTGGCCGAGGATGCGCGGTGTGCTGGAGGCGGACATCCTGTACCGGGCGCAGCAGCTCGCCGACGGCGGGGCCGCGGCCCTCTTCGCCGGTCTGCACCCCAACGTCCACTGGGAGTCCGGGGTCTTGCGCCTGCATCCCATGGGCACGCACAGCCGGGTACCGGCCGGCGGCGGGCTCACCCTGTGCCCGACCCTGTTCGGCCGCAAGGCGACGGCCCCGATCGGCGAGGTGCCCCGCGTCGACTATCCGGCGCGCGGGGTGGCCACCCTGTGGGAGGCGGTGGCGGCGCCGCCCGCCGACGCGCTCGCCGCGCTGATCGGACGGCCGAAGGCAGCGCTCCTCGCCGCCCTCGACGCCCCGGATACCACCACATCACTGGCCCGCGTCCTCGGCGTCACCCCCAGCGCCGTCTCCCAGCACCTCGCCGTCCTCACCGCCTGCGGCCTCGTCACCCGTGCCCGAGCCGGACGAGCGGTGCTGTACGCACGCAGCGAACTCGGCGACCGGCTCGCCACGCGTCACCGGACAGCGCCCTAG
- a CDS encoding MFS transporter: MFLPPRGPLRVYATVTFFDSLVPGIMLAGGVLFFTKVAHLGAVQVGSGLSLAALVGLAAAVPAGRLGDRIGHRRLLIVISLLRALVLGAYQLVDGYAAFLVVACLAGLAESAVAPVRQAYLGTITTPENRVRTLAFNRVVRNIGATLSTPALGLALALDSPVAFRALIGAGAVSVLIVALVAVRLPETPAPSAAAGAATTGPRPAPGKRAGVLRDRPYLALALLNGVLIMHMELLEVGMPLWVTGHTRAPDWTTSALLFLNVLVAIGLQMRVGNTVTDVGSAARAMRRGGYCLLAASAVFAATGTLGPLPGALALFAAVTLLTLTELLQSAGSWGLSYDLADAARLGEYQGAWSTGTQLVRSCGPLLVTLALSSLAETGWLVIGLAYAVLAASSVPLARRAHTRTAQAAAQPHPPTSHQPAPAPAPAAGPR, from the coding sequence ATGTTCCTGCCTCCACGCGGCCCCTTGCGGGTCTACGCCACCGTGACGTTCTTCGACTCCCTGGTCCCGGGCATCATGCTCGCGGGCGGCGTGCTGTTCTTCACCAAGGTCGCCCATCTGGGCGCGGTACAGGTCGGCAGCGGCCTGTCCCTGGCCGCGCTCGTCGGGCTCGCCGCGGCCGTGCCGGCCGGCCGCCTCGGCGACCGGATCGGACACCGCAGGCTGCTGATCGTCATCAGCCTGCTGCGCGCCCTGGTCCTCGGCGCCTACCAACTCGTCGACGGCTACGCGGCGTTCCTCGTCGTCGCCTGCCTCGCCGGACTCGCCGAGAGCGCGGTCGCCCCCGTCCGCCAGGCCTATCTCGGCACCATCACCACACCCGAGAACCGCGTGCGGACGCTCGCCTTCAACCGCGTCGTACGCAACATCGGCGCCACGCTCAGCACTCCCGCACTCGGCCTGGCCCTCGCCCTGGACAGTCCTGTGGCCTTCCGCGCCCTGATCGGCGCGGGCGCCGTGAGCGTGCTGATCGTCGCGCTCGTCGCGGTGCGCCTGCCCGAGACACCGGCGCCCTCCGCCGCGGCCGGTGCGGCCACCACCGGGCCGCGGCCGGCGCCGGGCAAGCGGGCCGGAGTCCTGCGCGACCGCCCCTACCTCGCCCTCGCCCTGCTCAACGGCGTGCTCATCATGCACATGGAACTCCTGGAAGTCGGCATGCCGCTGTGGGTCACCGGCCACACCCGGGCACCCGACTGGACCACGTCCGCGCTGCTCTTCCTCAACGTCCTGGTCGCCATCGGCCTTCAGATGCGGGTCGGGAACACCGTCACCGACGTGGGCTCGGCGGCCCGCGCGATGCGCCGCGGCGGCTACTGCCTGCTGGCCGCGTCCGCGGTGTTCGCCGCCACCGGAACGCTCGGCCCCCTGCCCGGCGCGCTCGCGCTGTTCGCCGCCGTCACCCTGCTGACCCTCACCGAACTGCTGCAGTCGGCCGGATCCTGGGGCCTGTCCTACGACCTGGCCGACGCCGCCCGCCTCGGCGAGTACCAGGGCGCCTGGAGCACGGGCACCCAACTCGTCCGCTCCTGCGGCCCGCTCCTGGTCACCCTCGCCCTGTCCTCCCTCGCCGAGACCGGCTGGCTCGTCATCGGCCTCGCCTACGCGGTGCTCGCGGCCTCGTCCGTCCCCCTGGCCCGCCGCGCGCACACCCGCACGGCCCAAGCCGCCGCGCAGCCACATCCACCGACATCGCACCAGCCCGCCCCCGCCCCGGCCCCGGCCGCCGGACCGCGGTGA
- a CDS encoding MBL fold metallo-hydrolase produces MTTPPTSTPSWTVGDVRVHRVDEVLLPPATGPWLLPGATPDVIAGQDWLRPHFADDDGVLRLHSHSFAFAVGGRRVLVDTGIGNGKQRANPAWHDLDTGYLGRLTAAGFPPESVDLVILTHLHADHVGWNTRKADGAWVPTFANARYVTSRTEREFWAGYDMDAPREQMFRDSVIPVERAGLLDLVEVPAGGVEIVPGLRLIPTPGHTPGHLAVELSSRGRTALITGDCVHHPVQLAHPAIGACVDIDPARSEASRRALLDSLAGTETLLLGTHFAPPTAGHVVTHEGGYRLSPVPAGSHRAHVGG; encoded by the coding sequence ATGACCACTCCCCCGACCTCCACTCCGTCCTGGACCGTGGGCGACGTCCGCGTCCACCGCGTCGACGAGGTTCTCCTGCCGCCCGCGACCGGACCGTGGCTGCTGCCCGGCGCCACCCCGGACGTCATCGCCGGACAGGACTGGCTACGCCCTCACTTCGCGGACGACGACGGCGTCCTGCGCCTTCACAGCCACAGCTTCGCCTTCGCCGTCGGCGGGCGGCGCGTCCTGGTGGACACCGGCATCGGCAACGGCAAGCAGCGGGCCAATCCCGCCTGGCACGACCTGGACACCGGCTACCTCGGGCGCCTGACGGCCGCCGGTTTCCCGCCGGAATCCGTCGACTTGGTGATCCTCACCCATCTGCACGCCGACCACGTCGGCTGGAACACACGGAAGGCGGACGGTGCCTGGGTTCCCACGTTCGCCAACGCCCGCTACGTCACCTCCCGCACCGAGCGGGAGTTCTGGGCCGGGTACGACATGGACGCACCGCGCGAGCAGATGTTCCGCGACTCCGTGATCCCGGTGGAGCGGGCGGGGCTGCTCGACCTCGTCGAGGTCCCGGCCGGGGGCGTCGAGATCGTCCCGGGCCTGCGCCTGATCCCGACCCCGGGACACACTCCCGGGCACCTCGCCGTCGAACTGAGCAGCCGCGGCCGGACGGCCCTGATCACCGGCGACTGCGTCCACCATCCCGTCCAGCTCGCCCACCCCGCCATCGGCGCCTGCGTCGACATCGACCCCGCACGCTCCGAAGCGTCCCGCCGCGCGCTCCTCGACTCGCTCGCCGGCACCGAGACCCTGCTCCTGGGCACCCACTTCGCACCGCCCACCGCCGGACACGTCGTCACCCACGAGGGCGGCTACCGGCTTTCACCCGTTCCCGCCGGCTCGCACCGAGCGCACGTCGGCGGCTGA
- a CDS encoding amidase gives MRPYELSVSAAADAVRTRRLSPVELADSVLERAEQVEPRLRAYVAVVAEHTRRAAREAENDIAAGRYRGPLHGIPMGLKDLIDVAGAPTSASSRVRAGHRAQADSTVAARLSAAGAVLVGKTHTHEFAYGLTTPQTGNAWDTGRIAGGSSGGSAVAVAAGTALFGLGTDTGGSIRVPAALNGVVGLKPTYGLVPRHGVTSLSWSLDHVGPITRTVEDAALVLTALAGHDPRDPASLTTPVTDYRPAADTDLTGLRVGVPRTYYFEHVDVEVEAAVRHAIDQLQALGARLVPVEIPMARYIRATQWGLMVPEATAYHERTLRTVPELYQADVRVLLEAGELVSAGDYLRAQRARARMRQEWARMLREVDVIAAPAVPMTAVKAGQETVTWADGTVEGVSDAYVRLSAPANITGVPALSVPVAQDAAGLPIGMQLLGRPLGESVLLRVGHAYQQTRPTATLAPSV, from the coding sequence ATGCGGCCGTATGAACTGTCGGTGAGCGCGGCGGCCGACGCCGTCCGAACTCGGCGGCTGTCTCCCGTCGAACTCGCGGACTCCGTCCTCGAGCGCGCCGAGCAGGTGGAACCGCGCCTCCGGGCGTACGTCGCCGTCGTCGCCGAGCACACCCGCCGGGCCGCGCGTGAAGCCGAGAACGACATCGCGGCCGGCCGTTACCGAGGTCCGCTGCACGGCATTCCCATGGGCCTCAAGGACCTGATCGACGTCGCCGGCGCGCCGACCTCGGCCAGTTCCCGGGTCAGGGCCGGCCACCGCGCGCAAGCGGACAGCACGGTCGCCGCCCGCCTGTCGGCGGCCGGCGCGGTCCTGGTCGGCAAGACCCACACCCACGAGTTCGCCTACGGCCTGACCACTCCGCAGACCGGCAACGCCTGGGACACGGGCCGGATCGCCGGCGGCTCCAGCGGCGGATCCGCCGTCGCCGTCGCCGCGGGCACCGCCCTTTTCGGCCTCGGCACCGACACGGGCGGATCGATCCGGGTGCCCGCCGCGCTGAACGGAGTGGTCGGTCTCAAACCGACCTACGGCCTGGTTCCCCGCCACGGCGTCACCTCGCTGTCCTGGTCGCTGGACCACGTCGGCCCGATCACCCGCACCGTCGAGGACGCCGCCCTGGTCCTGACCGCCCTCGCCGGACACGACCCCCGCGACCCCGCCTCCCTGACCACACCGGTCACCGACTACCGGCCGGCCGCGGACACGGACCTCACGGGGCTGCGCGTCGGCGTGCCCCGCACCTACTACTTCGAGCACGTCGACGTGGAGGTGGAGGCCGCCGTCCGGCACGCGATCGACCAGCTCCAGGCCCTCGGCGCACGCCTCGTCCCGGTCGAGATCCCCATGGCCCGCTACATCCGGGCCACCCAGTGGGGCCTGATGGTGCCCGAGGCCACCGCCTACCACGAGAGAACCCTGCGCACCGTCCCCGAGCTCTACCAGGCCGACGTCCGCGTACTCCTCGAGGCCGGCGAACTGGTCTCCGCCGGGGACTACTTGCGCGCCCAGCGCGCCCGCGCCCGCATGCGGCAGGAGTGGGCGCGCATGCTGCGGGAGGTCGACGTGATCGCCGCCCCCGCCGTGCCGATGACCGCCGTCAAGGCCGGCCAGGAGACGGTCACCTGGGCCGACGGCACCGTGGAAGGCGTTTCCGACGCCTACGTACGCCTGTCGGCCCCCGCCAACATCACCGGAGTGCCCGCCCTGTCCGTGCCGGTCGCCCAGGACGCGGCGGGCCTGCCGATCGGCATGCAGCTGCTCGGCAGGCCGCTCGGGGAGAGCGTGCTGCTGCGAGTCGGCCACGCCTACCAGCAGACCCGGCCGACGGCCACCCTCGCTCCGTCGGTCTGA
- a CDS encoding TetR/AcrR family transcriptional regulator, translated as MSRQMVRPGGRSARVQAAVHAAVRELASEVGRDALTVPLVAQRAGVTPSTIYRRWGDLQELLSDVAVERLRPDAEPEDHGALSSDLTAWAEQFLDDMASPAGRAYIRDALLGDPDGGNAGQCSAYAAAQIDVILARAAGRGERTPGVETVMDHVVAPLMYRILFRPDGLDTSYARRLVTGVLGPDRD; from the coding sequence ATGAGCAGGCAGATGGTCCGTCCCGGCGGGCGCAGCGCACGCGTCCAGGCGGCGGTGCACGCCGCCGTACGCGAACTCGCGTCGGAGGTGGGCCGGGACGCCCTGACGGTTCCCCTGGTCGCCCAGCGCGCGGGCGTGACACCGTCGACGATCTACCGCCGCTGGGGGGACCTCCAGGAACTGCTGTCGGATGTCGCGGTGGAGCGTCTACGACCCGACGCCGAGCCCGAGGACCACGGTGCCCTGTCGTCCGACCTGACCGCGTGGGCCGAGCAGTTCCTCGACGACATGGCCTCCCCCGCCGGCCGCGCCTACATCCGCGACGCCCTGCTCGGCGACCCGGACGGCGGCAACGCCGGCCAGTGCTCCGCCTACGCCGCCGCGCAGATCGACGTCATCCTCGCCCGCGCCGCCGGACGCGGTGAGCGCACACCCGGCGTCGAGACGGTCATGGACCACGTCGTCGCCCCTCTGATGTACCGCATCCTCTTCCGTCCGGACGGGCTCGACACCTCCTACGCGCGCCGCCTCGTCACCGGCGTCCTCGGCCCGGACCGCGACTGA
- a CDS encoding DUF4157 domain-containing protein, which produces MHEHSRTRTTGTDTSRAPARQTAAGPRTVARSLAALQAVAGNDAVVRMLRQAGHLSADEHRHGAGCGHDQPAVQRSAVHDVLRAPGRPLDEATRHDMENRLGADFSDVRIHNDAAARSSAAEVGARAYTSGSHVVIGDGGADRHTLAHELVHVIQQRRGPVAGSDNGAGLRVSDPADRFEREAEATAHRAMAGHTAGAHDAGPGSAARAADGGPAAVQRIVKITPGMYMRGVNATEQTAAPQLLRYLAIAVQDEVSRAQNLDPTGTYEADLKEIRRRLKPATLDVPGALQLTTTLVGAVNNLLGDKQTYVADYNPPDHEEGPGAMVPVPNADTRYATAPNTEETGYFHSSLSKQTEPYWGNDDTMREKTGRSLGPVVAAGAPQEQPRLQSHARGGGNLPLTRLTLKQAVDMLPRPLLNLIFDVRYQLEAPDAGPRPVIDERTEAQKAARDKSPNQPGTLRSWHQDDYGRLPDNGFDPANVPPHAQGLHAHYTAHSQSGAGSSVQNAATAPRGFAEYTGTGSDWEHNVKVVLDYIGKRVYLTLTHYQYWALIPPQSEGKPYTFWQGPGQDLEAARAELANQPGGAAGIMMSPWLEIMLS; this is translated from the coding sequence GTGCACGAGCACTCCAGGACGAGGACGACCGGCACCGACACGAGCCGGGCGCCGGCCCGGCAGACCGCCGCCGGACCCCGCACGGTCGCGCGGAGCCTCGCGGCTCTGCAGGCGGTCGCCGGGAACGACGCCGTGGTGCGGATGCTGCGCCAGGCCGGACACCTGTCCGCCGACGAACACCGGCACGGCGCCGGCTGCGGGCACGACCAGCCCGCGGTACAGCGCTCCGCCGTCCATGATGTGCTGCGCGCCCCCGGACGCCCCCTGGACGAGGCCACCCGCCACGACATGGAGAACCGGCTCGGCGCCGACTTCTCCGATGTGCGGATCCACAACGACGCGGCGGCCCGCTCCTCCGCGGCCGAGGTGGGAGCGAGGGCGTACACCTCGGGCAGCCATGTCGTCATCGGGGACGGCGGCGCGGACCGGCACACACTGGCCCATGAACTGGTGCACGTGATCCAGCAGCGCCGGGGCCCCGTCGCGGGAAGCGACAACGGGGCCGGACTGCGGGTCTCCGACCCCGCCGACCGGTTCGAACGGGAGGCCGAGGCCACCGCGCACCGCGCCATGGCGGGGCACACGGCCGGGGCGCACGACGCCGGACCCGGTTCCGCGGCGCGCGCGGCGGACGGCGGACCGGCCGCCGTACAGCGGATCGTCAAGATCACTCCGGGCATGTACATGCGAGGAGTGAACGCCACCGAACAGACGGCCGCACCGCAGCTCCTGCGGTACCTGGCGATCGCGGTGCAGGACGAGGTGAGCCGCGCCCAGAACCTCGACCCCACGGGCACGTACGAGGCGGACCTCAAGGAGATCAGGCGCAGGCTCAAACCCGCCACCCTCGATGTGCCGGGGGCCCTCCAGCTGACCACCACGCTCGTCGGTGCGGTGAACAACCTTCTGGGGGACAAGCAGACCTACGTCGCCGACTACAACCCGCCGGACCACGAGGAGGGGCCGGGGGCCATGGTTCCGGTGCCGAACGCGGACACCCGGTACGCCACGGCGCCGAACACCGAGGAAACCGGCTACTTCCACTCGTCCCTGTCCAAGCAGACGGAGCCGTACTGGGGCAACGACGACACGATGCGGGAGAAGACCGGACGGTCGCTCGGGCCGGTCGTCGCCGCCGGAGCCCCGCAGGAGCAGCCCAGGCTCCAGAGCCACGCACGGGGCGGCGGGAACCTGCCGCTGACGCGGCTCACGCTGAAGCAGGCCGTCGACATGCTGCCGCGCCCGCTGCTCAACCTCATCTTCGACGTCCGCTACCAGTTGGAGGCACCGGACGCGGGACCGCGGCCCGTGATCGACGAGCGGACCGAAGCGCAGAAGGCGGCCCGCGACAAGAGCCCCAACCAGCCCGGAACCCTGCGCAGTTGGCATCAGGACGACTACGGCAGGCTGCCCGACAACGGCTTCGACCCGGCCAACGTCCCTCCGCACGCCCAGGGACTGCACGCCCACTACACCGCGCACTCGCAGTCCGGCGCGGGCTCATCGGTCCAGAACGCGGCCACGGCGCCGCGCGGCTTCGCCGAGTACACCGGCACGGGAAGCGACTGGGAGCACAACGTCAAGGTGGTGCTGGACTACATCGGCAAGCGCGTCTATCTGACCCTGACGCATTACCAGTACTGGGCACTGATCCCGCCCCAGAGCGAGGGCAAGCCGTACACGTTCTGGCAGGGACCGGGCCAGGACCTGGAAGCGGCCCGCGCGGAATTGGCCAATCAGCCGGGCGGCGCGGCCGGAATCATGATGAGTCCCTGGCTGGAAATCATGCTGTCCTGA
- a CDS encoding beta/gamma crystallin domain-containing protein, producing the protein MKLPVRRSLGIAAVSVAALAATIVPATAATASVTTASAIGPSINRTDCNENSYLEIHNNEGRDTLCFANAGSMPVAIYGVNWVESGNNVVTLQYQRELSNPRLETVTLQKWSSWNPGHIHEILSINIH; encoded by the coding sequence ATGAAGCTTCCAGTGCGCCGTTCCCTCGGCATTGCCGCAGTCTCCGTGGCCGCACTGGCCGCCACGATCGTGCCGGCCACGGCTGCCACGGCCTCCGTCACCACGGCTTCCGCCATCGGGCCGTCCATCAACCGTACGGACTGCAACGAGAACAGCTACCTCGAAATCCACAACAACGAGGGCCGCGACACGCTCTGTTTCGCCAATGCCGGCTCGATGCCCGTCGCCATCTACGGCGTGAACTGGGTCGAATCCGGGAACAACGTCGTGACCCTGCAGTACCAGCGCGAGCTGAGCAATCCGCGGCTCGAAACCGTCACCCTCCAGAAGTGGAGCTCGTGGAACCCGGGCCACATCCACGAGATCCTCTCGATCAACATTCACTGA
- a CDS encoding class I SAM-dependent methyltransferase: MRPVTGPNPGGTAGLSPGVAEGVGRTALLVAAARAIETHRPDALARDPFAEHFVRAAPVSADWPVRPGQVPAGEADPLWGRLGRYFGLRTRVLDDHLLHAARRGVRQVVLLGAGLDCRAFRLRWPPGCVVHEVDTPEMLAFKQAVLDQAGAVPTAERRTLPADVRLDWSEALPHAGFDACAPTAWLAEGLLLYLPAAAERRLVATIDRLSAAGSSLAYEIKDGIESSRMRTSPVYTAARQRTGIDLLGLFDSAPRPDTAGELATRGWTVTVRTPYDFTALHGRGPRPEPNDDALATNRWIFAVRHHGRVDSGDVPGTSEVERSAPLGPRPPAPSHGGGSGTGRVPPHHGSGR; this comes from the coding sequence GTGCGCCCCGTCACCGGACCGAACCCGGGCGGCACGGCCGGACTGAGCCCCGGTGTCGCCGAAGGTGTGGGCCGCACCGCCCTCCTGGTGGCCGCGGCCCGCGCCATCGAGACCCATCGCCCGGACGCACTGGCCCGGGACCCGTTCGCGGAGCACTTCGTGCGCGCGGCGCCGGTGTCGGCCGACTGGCCGGTCCGTCCCGGGCAGGTGCCCGCCGGGGAGGCGGACCCGCTGTGGGGCCGGCTCGGCCGGTACTTCGGCCTGCGCACCCGCGTCCTGGACGACCATCTGCTCCATGCGGCGCGCCGGGGCGTCCGGCAGGTCGTACTGCTGGGCGCGGGCCTGGACTGCCGGGCGTTCCGCCTCCGGTGGCCGCCGGGCTGCGTGGTGCACGAGGTGGACACCCCCGAGATGCTGGCGTTCAAGCAGGCGGTGCTCGACCAGGCCGGCGCCGTCCCCACGGCCGAGCGCCGGACCCTGCCGGCCGACGTCCGGCTCGACTGGTCCGAGGCGCTGCCGCACGCGGGCTTCGACGCCTGCGCGCCCACCGCGTGGCTCGCCGAGGGGCTGTTGCTGTACCTCCCGGCGGCGGCCGAGCGCCGCCTCGTCGCCACGATCGACCGGCTGAGCGCGGCGGGCAGCTCCCTGGCCTACGAGATCAAGGACGGCATCGAGTCGTCACGGATGCGGACCAGCCCGGTCTACACGGCGGCCAGACAGCGGACCGGCATCGACCTCCTCGGCCTGTTCGACAGCGCGCCCCGTCCCGACACAGCGGGCGAACTGGCCACGCGGGGCTGGACGGTGACCGTCCGCACGCCGTACGACTTCACCGCCCTGCACGGTCGCGGCCCCCGCCCGGAACCGAACGACGACGCCCTCGCGACGAACCGCTGGATCTTCGCCGTCCGCCACCACGGTCGAGTCGACTCCGGTGACGTGCCCGGGACTTCGGAGGTGGAACGTTCCGCTCCCCTGGGTCCGCGGCCGCCGGCCCCGTCCCACGGTGGTGGGTCGGGGACCGGTCGGGTTCCGCCGCACCACGGAAGCGGACGCTGA
- a CDS encoding cysteine hydrolase family protein, which translates to MTGGDPGRTALVVVDLQNDFCAGPAAPARFGKDPAALERAVAGCVRAVALARERGVEVVFVRFAGDPEHQGPSWRSRDRALGKRPKCLEGSWGARFHAVVPAPDERVFTKRACFDAFLSDGFGTYLGARGVSHLVLAGLYADVCVDSTARTAFQKGFHVTVLTDCTTALHLPYDSLLRFMRVVYGARTTTTDDPRAWTAPVDRPEEETCAPSPDRTRAARPD; encoded by the coding sequence ATGACCGGTGGAGATCCGGGGAGGACGGCCCTCGTCGTCGTGGACCTCCAGAACGACTTCTGCGCCGGCCCGGCGGCCCCGGCCCGCTTCGGCAAGGACCCCGCCGCGCTGGAACGGGCCGTCGCCGGCTGTGTCCGGGCGGTGGCCCTGGCCCGCGAACGCGGCGTGGAGGTGGTCTTCGTGCGCTTCGCCGGCGACCCCGAACACCAGGGCCCGAGCTGGCGGTCGCGGGACCGTGCGCTCGGCAAGCGGCCCAAGTGCCTGGAGGGTTCGTGGGGCGCCCGCTTCCACGCCGTCGTCCCGGCCCCGGACGAGCGGGTCTTCACCAAGCGGGCCTGCTTCGACGCCTTCCTGTCCGACGGCTTCGGGACGTACCTCGGCGCGCGGGGCGTGAGCCACCTGGTCCTCGCCGGGCTGTACGCGGACGTGTGCGTGGACTCCACCGCCCGCACCGCCTTCCAGAAGGGCTTCCACGTGACCGTCCTGACCGACTGCACGACCGCGCTGCACCTGCCGTACGACTCACTGCTCCGGTTCATGCGCGTCGTCTACGGCGCCCGGACCACCACCACGGACGACCCGCGGGCCTGGACCGCGCCCGTGGACCGACCCGAGGAGGAGACGTGCGCCCCGTCACCGGACCGAACCCGGGCGGCACGGCCGGACTGA
- a CDS encoding isocitrate/isopropylmalate family dehydrogenase, which produces MTLPEVIAPAGESGPEKPVIGLAVGRGTGPEVAEVFERVLGALTAGHPHGVVIERSPRLYHSYFSLRAERDVDRIRALTAQDADHYERFCRTLAARGTRAVFRTAVNAQSLYLVRQRLRSVKVDLLTGAGRSLLLIRDQAQGFYTGVNRHTPGEVTRTMTFSREITEAVVAYALRRARHEWPDGRLDRIVMAYKFHLLDGALDAWVDELADRLGIRVDLFQPDTVNRNLITHGLPDRTLIVAGNEWADIMHVVLLDRFGSERQENRCAENVCLDAGPAGLVEYQTVHGSADDLAGKDLVNPVATIRAAARVAERHAGCPGAVRATEQALRTLDERGVRTPDLGGRHSTTTVVDALLDLLDRPPADGTPRDDALVGGP; this is translated from the coding sequence ATGACCCTTCCCGAAGTCATCGCGCCCGCAGGCGAGTCGGGCCCCGAGAAGCCCGTCATCGGCCTGGCGGTGGGCCGGGGCACCGGCCCGGAGGTCGCGGAGGTCTTCGAGCGGGTCCTCGGCGCGCTGACCGCCGGGCACCCGCACGGCGTGGTGATCGAACGCTCCCCGCGCCTGTACCACTCGTACTTCTCGCTGCGCGCCGAACGGGACGTGGACCGGATCCGGGCGCTGACCGCGCAGGACGCCGACCACTACGAACGGTTCTGCCGCACCCTGGCCGCGCGGGGCACTCGGGCGGTCTTCCGTACCGCCGTCAACGCCCAGTCCCTGTATCTCGTACGGCAGCGGCTGCGTTCCGTGAAGGTCGACCTCCTCACCGGCGCCGGACGCTCTTTGCTGCTGATACGGGACCAGGCCCAGGGGTTCTACACCGGGGTCAACCGGCACACACCCGGCGAGGTCACCCGCACCATGACCTTCAGCCGGGAGATCACCGAGGCCGTGGTCGCCTACGCCCTGCGCCGGGCCCGGCACGAGTGGCCGGACGGGCGCCTCGACCGCATCGTCATGGCCTACAAGTTCCATCTGCTGGACGGCGCCCTCGACGCCTGGGTGGACGAACTCGCGGACCGGCTCGGCATACGCGTCGACCTGTTCCAGCCGGACACGGTCAACCGCAACCTGATCACCCACGGCCTGCCCGACCGCACGCTGATCGTCGCGGGGAACGAGTGGGCCGACATCATGCACGTCGTGCTGCTCGACCGCTTCGGCTCCGAGCGGCAGGAGAACCGCTGCGCCGAGAACGTCTGTCTCGACGCGGGGCCGGCCGGCCTGGTGGAGTACCAGACGGTCCACGGGTCCGCCGACGACCTCGCCGGCAAGGATCTCGTCAACCCGGTGGCGACGATCCGCGCGGCGGCACGCGTCGCGGAGCGCCACGCCGGATGCCCCGGAGCGGTACGCGCCACCGAGCAGGCCCTGCGCACCCTGGACGAGCGGGGCGTGCGCACCCCGGACCTCGGCGGACGGCACTCCACCACCACCGTGGTCGACGCCCTGCTCGACCTGCTCGACAGACCCCCGGCCGACGGGACACCGAGGGACGACGCCCTGGTCGGTGGGCCATGA